From Coffea arabica cultivar ET-39 chromosome 2e, Coffea Arabica ET-39 HiFi, whole genome shotgun sequence, the proteins below share one genomic window:
- the LOC113729663 gene encoding uncharacterized protein isoform X2: MVDDKNASTINPLLRPVILVGHGDRIVDEEGTNSERPKEPWKKEYVKSIVYAGLDAIITSFSLISSISGGHLSSVDVLVLGFSNLVADGISMGFGDFISTSTERDMAANERSVTEREVANHGRPQEQELLQKYQDLGMTPSDATTVVSVLAKYRDIMVDEKMVTEKHMLPPDQTEKPWKNGLVTFAAFIVFGCAPLLAFIILIPFTKNDAHKFVGACVFSAFALILLGLAKAKIVGQNYVVSVAITLSNGAIAGAAAYGIGWTLRNVAGLED; this comes from the exons ATGGTGGATGACAAAAATGCTAGTACCATCAATCCCTTGCTCCGGCCAGTAATATTGGTGGGGCATGGAGATCGTATTGTTGATGAGGAAGGCACCAATAGTGAGAGGCCAAAAGAACCATGGAAAAAGGAGTACGTGAAGAGCATTGTTTATGCTGGTTTGGATGCAATTATCACTTCCTTTTCTCTCATCTCCTCCATCTCTGGTGGTCACCTCTCTTCCG TGGATGTTTTGGTATTAGGATTCTCAAATCTTGTAGCTGATGGGATATCGATGGGATTTGGGGATTTCATTTCAACTAGTACCGAGAGGGACATGGCTGCAAATGAGAGGTCGGTGACCGAGCGGGAAGTAGCCAATCACGGAAGGCCACAAGAGCAAGAATTGCTCCAAAAATACCAAGACCTAGGAATGACTCCTAGTGACGCAACGACGGTGGTGAGCGTCTTAGCCAAGTACAGGGACATAATGGTCGATGAAAAGATGGTTACTGAAAAACATATGTTACCACCAGACCAAACAGAGAAGCCATGGAAAAATGGCTTGGTCACTTTTGCAGCATTTATCGTGTTTGGTTGTGCACCACTTCTAGCTTTTATTATCCTCATTCCATTCACGAAGAATGATGCTCACAAGTTTGTTGGTGCTTGTGTTTTTTCTGCATTTGCCCTAATTCTCTTGGGGCTTGCCAAGGCTAAGATTGTAGGACAGAACTATGTTGTCTCAGTGGCTATCACACTCTCCAACGGCGCTATTGCTGGTGCCGCCGCCTATGGTATTGGCTGGACGCTTCGGAACGTGGCTGGATTAGAGGACTAA
- the LOC113733107 gene encoding uncharacterized protein, whose protein sequence is MASSSSPRLASYSCERRPRLLKDFLTDDSAPSCSSNGRFMNSFHKNSSNTQLLRSRSKATSISISAIHKASEMVINAIKFLPFASMVKSHSILPRSISRKLSRSRDHKDSKLAPVVPGAEEVSVATPKIKDILRWKSFRDVVEELSTSWYERDFTAEDLPSWGGENTEFMDHNRKKMEGQFSIDENELHSPVSVLDNSPFCEDGGFVSFFNRSIDTMERRKCILMQRIEDFESLAKLETFDLEEGLATEEDSIAEELDEESNAVEAKARELLSQVKATASSAKRFEADENHLLLDFFRHELAITTSKRQEDAEPAGYELLRLAKSWISREHCDGTFDWEKAEASLRDVENGLRWDKFDEEQQELGRELEIHVLNYLLDELLSDLVIQLSSGKQF, encoded by the exons ATggcttcatcttcatcacccAGACTTGCTTCATATTCTTGTGAGAGGCGACCACGGTTGCTCAAAGATTTTCTCACAGATGATTCAGCACCGTCGTGTTCTTCAAATGGCCGCTTCATGAATTCGTTTCACAAGAATTCATCCAATACTCAGCTACTCAGAAGTCGTTCGAAAGCCACTTCTATTTCAATCTCTGCCATCCACAAGGCTTCAGAAATGGTGATAAATGCCATTAAGTTTTTACCGTTTGCTTCCATGGTGAAATCTCATTCCATTTTACCAAGAAGCATTTCGCGCAAGCTATCCAGAAGCAGGGATCATAAAGACAGTAAACTTGCTCCTGTTGTTCCTGGGGCTGAAGAGGTCTCAGTGGCTACACCCAAAATCAAGGACATTTTACGATGGAAATCATTCAGGGACGTGGTGGAAGAACTTTCAACCAGCTGGTATGAGAGGGATTTTACTGCTGAAGATTTACCTTCATGGGGTGGTGAAAACACTGAGTTCATGGACCACAACAGGAAAAAAATGGAG GGGCAATTTTCAATTGATGAGAacgagctacacagcccagtttCAGTTCTTGATAACTCACCATTTTGCGAAGATGGAGGATTCGTTTCTTTCTTCAATCGAAGCATTGATACCATGGAAA GGAGGAAATGTATACTTATGCAAAGGATCGAAGACTTTGAAAGTCTTGCTAAACTGGAGACCTTTGACTTGGAGGAAGGACTTGCCACCGAAGAAGATTCCATAGCCGAAGAATTGGATGAAGAATCAAATGCAGTGGAAGCAAAGGCCAGGGAATTACTGAGCCAAGTCAAAGCAACTGCCTCCTCGGCCAAGAGATTTGAAGCTGATGAAAACCATCTATTACTGGATTTCTTTAGGCATGAATTGGCTATTACTACAAGTAAAAGGCAAGAAGATGCTGAACCAGCTGGTTATGAACTTCTGAGACTAGCAAAATCTTGGATAAGCAGGGAACATTGCGATGGTACATTTGATTGGGAGAAGGCAGAGGCCTCTCTTAGGGATGTGGAAAATGGACTCAGATGGGACAAGTTTGATGAGGAGCAGCAAGAGCTCGGCCGTGAGCTGGAGATTCATGTCTTGAATTATCTGTTGGATGAGCTTCTTTCTGATCTTGTAATTCAGTTGAGCTCAGGCAAAcaattttaa
- the LOC113733106 gene encoding prefoldin subunit 6 translates to MASSTALRELQRDLENKANDLSKLQKDIAKNHQVRKKYTIQLGENELVLKELELLMEDANVFKLIGPVLVKQDLAEARANVRKRIDYISAELKRLDATLQDLEDKQKSKQETVFKLQQKVQSFQAGKGKA, encoded by the exons ATGGCTTCGTCTACAGCTCTCCGAGAGTTACAGCGGGACCTGGAGAACAAAGCCAACGATCTCAGCAAACTTCAAAAAG ATATTGCGAAGAATCACCAAGTCCGCAAGAAGTACACGATTCAGCTCGGCGAAAATGAGCTCGTTCTCAAA GAATTGGAATTGTTGATGGAAGATGCAAATGTTTTCAAGTTGATAGGACCGGTGCTAGTAAAGCAGGATTTAGCAGAGGCCAGAGCCAATGTCCGGAAGCGAATTGATTACATCTCGGCTGAATT GAAGCGTTTGGATGCTACTCTTCAGGATTTGGAAGACAAGCAAAAGAGCAAGCAAGAAACG GTTTTCAAATTACAACAGAAAGTCCAGTCGTTCCAGGCTGGAAAGGGCAAGGCATAA
- the LOC113729663 gene encoding uncharacterized protein isoform X1, whose product MVDDKNASTINPLLRPVILVGHGDRIVDEEGTNSERPKEPWKKEYVKSIVYAGLDAIITSFSLISSISGGHLSSGFSNLVADGISMGFGDFISTSTERDMAANERSVTEREVANHGRPQEQELLQKYQDLGMTPSDATTVVSVLAKYRDIMVDEKMVTEKHMLPPDQTEKPWKNGLVTFAAFIVFGCAPLLAFIILIPFTKNDAHKFVGACVFSAFALILLGLAKAKIVGQNYVVSVAITLSNGAIAGAAAYGIGWTLRNVAGLED is encoded by the exons ATGGTGGATGACAAAAATGCTAGTACCATCAATCCCTTGCTCCGGCCAGTAATATTGGTGGGGCATGGAGATCGTATTGTTGATGAGGAAGGCACCAATAGTGAGAGGCCAAAAGAACCATGGAAAAAGGAGTACGTGAAGAGCATTGTTTATGCTGGTTTGGATGCAATTATCACTTCCTTTTCTCTCATCTCCTCCATCTCTGGTGGTCACCTCTCTTCCG GATTCTCAAATCTTGTAGCTGATGGGATATCGATGGGATTTGGGGATTTCATTTCAACTAGTACCGAGAGGGACATGGCTGCAAATGAGAGGTCGGTGACCGAGCGGGAAGTAGCCAATCACGGAAGGCCACAAGAGCAAGAATTGCTCCAAAAATACCAAGACCTAGGAATGACTCCTAGTGACGCAACGACGGTGGTGAGCGTCTTAGCCAAGTACAGGGACATAATGGTCGATGAAAAGATGGTTACTGAAAAACATATGTTACCACCAGACCAAACAGAGAAGCCATGGAAAAATGGCTTGGTCACTTTTGCAGCATTTATCGTGTTTGGTTGTGCACCACTTCTAGCTTTTATTATCCTCATTCCATTCACGAAGAATGATGCTCACAAGTTTGTTGGTGCTTGTGTTTTTTCTGCATTTGCCCTAATTCTCTTGGGGCTTGCCAAGGCTAAGATTGTAGGACAGAACTATGTTGTCTCAGTGGCTATCACACTCTCCAACGGCGCTATTGCTGGTGCCGCCGCCTATGGTATTGGCTGGACGCTTCGGAACGTGGCTGGATTAGAGGACTAA
- the LOC113733105 gene encoding UDP-galactose/UDP-glucose transporter 2, which translates to MKHEEQARSLFGISLTEWPKWKQFLICSSGFFFGYLINGICEEYVYNRLQFSYGWYFTFVQGWVYLLLIYLQGFTPKQMVNPWKTYVKLSAALMGSHGLTKGSLAFLNYPAQLMFKSTKVLPVMIMGTFIPGLRRKYPPHEYVSAILLVVGLILFTLADAQTSPNFSVIGVIMVSGALIMDSFLGNLQEAIFTMSPETTQMEMLFCSTVVGLPLLIPPMLLTGELFRAWSSCSQHLYVYGVLIFEAMATFVGQVSVLSLIALFGAATTAMVTTARKAVTLLLSYLIFTKPLTEQHGTGLLLISMGIILKLLPDTKPRKPSVAQAPASRAKPSSSNGSNSQTEIEEEEEKRPLV; encoded by the exons aTGAAGCACGAAGAACAAGCTCGGTCCCTTTTTGGGATTTCTTTGACTGAATGGCCTAAATGGAAGCAGTTCCTTATTTGCTCTTCTGGGTTCTTCTTTGGTTATCTCATCAATGGCATCTGTGAG gaatATGTATACAATAGGCTCCAATTCAG CTATGGCTGGTACTTCACGTTTGTCCAAGGATGGGTGTATCTTTTACTGATTTACTTGCAAGGCTTCACACCTAAGCAAATGGTGAATCCTTGGAAGACTTATGTAAAGCTGTCTGCTGCGCTTATGGGTTCACATGGACTTACCAAAGGTTCATTGGCATTTCTTAATTATCCGGCCCAGCTCATGTTCAAATCCACCAAG GTTTTGCCTGTGATGATAATGGGCACATTCATTCCAGGATTAAGACGGAAATATCCTCCTCATGAATACGTATCTGCCATCCTCTTAGTAGTGGGCTTGATTCTTTTCACTTTGGCAGATGCACAAACTTCGCCAAATTTTAGTGTAATTGGTGTTATAATGGTGTCTGGAGCTTTGATTATGGATTCTTTTCTGGGGAACTTGCAAGAAGCTATCTTTACTATGAGTCCTGAGACAACCCAG ATGGAGATGTTGTTTTGTTCAACTGTTGTTGGCTTACCGCTCTTGATTCCACCAATGCTTTTGACAGGAGAACTATTTAGGGCATGGAGTTCATGCTCTCAG CATTTGTATGTATATGGTGTTCTGATCTTCGAGGCCATGGCTACCTTTGTCGGGCAAGTCTCAGTCCTTTCCCTCATTGCCCTCTTTGGCGCTGCCACTACCGCCATG GTCACCACAGCGAGGAAGGCGGTAACGTTGCTGCTGTCCTATTTGATATTTACTAAGCCACTGACTGAACAACATGGAACTGGGTTGCTTCTTATATCTATGGGAATCATACTGAAGCTATTGCCTGATACTAAGCCCCGCAAGCCATCTGTAGCCCAAGCTCCTGCCTCCAGGGCCAAACCATCATCTAGCAATGGGAGCAATTCTCAGACGGAAATtgaggaagaggaagagaaaagaCCATTAGTCTGA